In Spinacia oleracea cultivar Varoflay chromosome 5, BTI_SOV_V1, whole genome shotgun sequence, a single window of DNA contains:
- the LOC130461640 gene encoding uncharacterized protein, giving the protein MDLNNHNVHRVLVDGGSAVNIIFRNCFEQLILEEGEESLTKVSYPLIRFNGSAAIPRGKITLPVTIGQGLAARNVREEFLVMDCDSVYNVIMGRTMIHKIKAVPSTYHPMMMYVSDAGFAERIKGDQEVARSTCHTAIRKPRLGDSPEDEDEKSPPPGGEKDAKRRKAEPSSLVKPAKVDARPETLSPEPDQEMED; this is encoded by the coding sequence atggatctcaacaaccacaatgTCCACAGAGTACTAGTCGATGGAGGGagcgccgtcaatatcatcttcaggaaCTGTTTCGAGCAGCTCATCCTCGAAGAGGGAGAAGAGTCACTGACCAAGGTCAGCTACCCATTGATcagattcaacggatccgcagctattccccgaggaaagatcaccctacccGTCACAATCGGCCAAGGCCTGGCGGCGAGAAACGTCCGAGAAGAATTCCTGGTGATGGACTGTGACTCAGTGTATAacgtcatcatgggacgaaccatgattcacaaaatAAAAGCAGTCCCATCCACATACCATCCGATGATGatgtacgtctcggatgcaggctTCGCCGAGCGGATAAAAGGCGACCAAGAGGTGGCAAGGTCAACCTGTCACACGGCCATCCGAAAGCCGAGGCTAGGAGACAGTCCTGAGGACGAAGATGAGAAGAGCCCTCCCCCAGGTGGAGAAAAAGATGCCAAGAGGAGAAAGGCAGAGCCGAGCAGTCTAGTAAAGCCCGCAAAGGTTGATGCTCGACCAGAGACCCTTTCCCCCGAACCAGACCAAGAAATggaagactga